One part of the Nostoc sp. PCC 7120 = FACHB-418 genome encodes these proteins:
- a CDS encoding cytochrome b/b6 domain-containing protein, with product MSRSAPYQPLLLKILHGVSGILAIAAIITGFLVYNTFDGRFGKLPIPRVGESIDVHGTFAVFFFFVFPALALYSFHAGNRKLLQQDSLQNLTQFGRPIWWVSLQRIANTLMLIAAVLAVLSGRMMKEEWLPTGELNHAWYYLHLIGWVVMVACLAIHILMSIKVGGVPLLLSIFSWQVRPEDSPKKWSSRLQNWLSDLSANFGGGINNFMQNNFPLRVIEIIVLVGIFAALVLPLFFSGE from the coding sequence AATTTTAGCGATCGCCGCCATCATCACAGGTTTTTTAGTTTACAATACCTTCGATGGCAGATTTGGCAAGTTACCCATCCCCCGCGTTGGGGAAAGTATAGATGTTCACGGCACATTTGCAGTCTTTTTCTTCTTTGTGTTCCCGGCGCTAGCCCTCTATAGCTTTCATGCAGGAAACCGCAAGCTATTACAACAGGATTCTTTACAGAACTTAACTCAATTTGGTAGACCGATTTGGTGGGTAAGTTTACAAAGAATTGCCAATACACTCATGCTAATTGCGGCAGTTTTAGCTGTGTTGTCTGGCAGAATGATGAAAGAGGAATGGCTCCCCACAGGAGAGTTAAATCATGCTTGGTACTACCTGCATCTAATTGGTTGGGTTGTCATGGTTGCCTGTTTAGCAATTCACATTTTAATGTCTATTAAAGTGGGTGGTGTGCCGTTGTTACTGTCCATATTTTCTTGGCAGGTACGCCCAGAAGATAGCCCAAAAAAATGGTCTAGTCGTTTGCAAAATTGGTTGAGTGATTTATCAGCTAATTTTGGCGGAGGAATTAATAATTTCATGCAGAATAATTTCCCTCTCAGAGTAATTGAAATAATTGTGCTAGTGGGAATTTTTGCAGCCCTAGTTTTACCTTTATTCTTCTCTGGTGAGTAG
- a CDS encoding MAPEG family protein, with protein MVTTDMTVPLWGLAIFVIWTIAVVVFLLAVRIRHLSTGGSPKDFGTPNEESLLWRLFRVQSNLVENLPLYIGVVFLLTVRGVSGTVVDSLVVVYILFRLVHSLIHIAGLNPVFRLSSLVIQLVCLVALITLAIF; from the coding sequence ATGGTTACTACTGATATGACCGTCCCCTTATGGGGTCTAGCAATTTTTGTTATCTGGACAATTGCTGTTGTTGTGTTTCTGCTAGCAGTTAGGATTCGGCATTTATCTACTGGTGGTTCTCCAAAGGATTTTGGAACACCAAATGAGGAGAGTTTGCTTTGGCGACTATTTCGAGTGCAGTCCAACTTAGTAGAAAACCTACCTTTGTATATAGGAGTTGTGTTTCTTCTAACAGTTCGAGGCGTATCGGGAACAGTGGTAGATTCACTGGTTGTTGTATACATCCTATTTCGACTTGTGCATTCATTAATTCATATAGCCGGACTAAATCCAGTGTTTCGGCTCTCAAGTCTAGTGATTCAGTTAGTCTGCTTGGTTGCTTTGATTACTTTGGCAATCTTCTAA